Within the Halomonas sp. HL-93 genome, the region TATGTACCGCCCACGATATCCTGCTGATCTTCGACGAGGTGATCACTGCCTTCGGGCGCAGTGGTGCCACCACAGGTGCCGAGGCCTTTGGCGTGACGCCGGATATCATGAACGTTGCCAAGCAGATCACCAACGGCGCCATCCCCATGGGCGCGGTGATCGCCTCCAGCGAGATTTTCGATACCTTTATGCACGCGGGCGGCCCCCAGCACGCGGTTGAATTCCCCCACGGCTATACTTACAGCGCCCACCCGGTGGCCTGTGCGGCGGGGCTCGCTGCGCTTGACATGATGGAGCGTGACAACTTCCCCGCCCAGGTGAAGGCCATCGCGCCTACCTTTGAGCAGAAGCTGCACGCCCTGAAAGGGCGCAACCATATTGTCGATATTCGCAACTACGGTCTGGCCGGGGCGATTCAGTTGGCCCCCCGCGATGGCGATCCCACGATTCGTCCCCGCGACGCGCACATGGCGCTTTGGGAGGCGGGCTTCTACGTGCGCTACGGCGGCGACACGCTGCAGTTCGGCCCTCCGTTTGGCACTACCGAGGCCGAACTCGAGCGCCTGTTCGACGCGGTGGCGACCACCCTGGATTCGCTGGCATAGGTTATTTCGGAGAGTAAAACATGAGTGTTGTTTCCCACCTGATTAACGGTGAGTTGATCGAAAGTCAGCGCACGCTGGACGTGACTAACCCCTCAACGGGCAAGGTGATCCGCCAGGTGGCGGATGCTAATGCTGCCGACGTGGAACGCGCGATTGCCGCCGCCCAGGCGGCGTTTCCCGCCTGGCGCGATACGCCACCCAACAAGCGCGCCCAGGTCATGTACCGCTTCAAGCAGCTGCTCGAAGATAACGCCGACCGCCTGGTGCAGCTGGTCAGCGAAGAGCACGGCAAAACCCCTGAAGACGCCATGGGCGAGCTCAAACGGGGTATAGAGAACGTCGAGTACGCCTGCGGCGTGCCGGAGCTGCTGAAGGGTGAGTATTCCCACAACGTCGGGCCGGGCATCGATGCCTGGTCCAACTTCCAGCCTCTGGGCGTGGTGGCGGGCATTACCCCGTTCAACTTCCCCGCCATGGTGCCGCTGTGGATGTACCCGATGGCGATTGCCTGCGGTAACACCTTTATCCTCAAGCCGTCGGAAAAAGACCCCTCCGCGGCCATGGCGGTGGCGGAACTGCTCCAGGAAGCCGGGCTCCCCAACGGTGTGATGAACGTGGTGCACGGCGGGCGCGAAGCGGTGGAAACGCTGCTCGATGCCAAGGCCGTCAAAGCCATTTCGTTTGTCGGCTCCACCCCGGTCGCCGAGGCGATCTATACCCGTGGCTCCGCCGCCGGTAAGCGTGTGCAGGCCTTGGGCGGCGCTAAAAACCACGCCGTGGTGCTGCCGGATGCCGATCTGGAAAACGCCGCCAACACCCTGATGGGCGCGGCATATGGCAGCTG harbors:
- a CDS encoding CoA-acylating methylmalonate-semialdehyde dehydrogenase, with the protein product MSVVSHLINGELIESQRTLDVTNPSTGKVIRQVADANAADVERAIAAAQAAFPAWRDTPPNKRAQVMYRFKQLLEDNADRLVQLVSEEHGKTPEDAMGELKRGIENVEYACGVPELLKGEYSHNVGPGIDAWSNFQPLGVVAGITPFNFPAMVPLWMYPMAIACGNTFILKPSEKDPSAAMAVAELLQEAGLPNGVMNVVHGGREAVETLLDAKAVKAISFVGSTPVAEAIYTRGSAAGKRVQALGGAKNHAVVLPDADLENAANTLMGAAYGSCGERCMAISVAVCVGDETANRLVETMLPKIAHLKVGPGTEKGLDMGPLVTAEHRDKVLSFIEDGVSAGATLVADGRKLTVPGHEEGYFVGGCLFDNVTAEMRIYQEEIFGPVLCVVRVGSLDDAMQLINDHEYGNGTCLFTRDGEAARRFTDGIEVGMVGVNVPLPVPVAYHSFGGWKRSLFGDLHAYGPDSVRFYTRRKAVSQRWPSVSEATQAEFSFPANQS